TGAAATTCCGTCTATGGTCGACAGCAACGAGTCTAACAGCGCCGTTCTGCTCTCCCTTATTTGCATTTGCTCTTCCAAGCGAGTCATCTGCGCCAACAAGATCGCGGCTTGAAATTCCGTAATCCGATAATTCTGACCGACAAGCTCGTGTTGGTACCATGCGCCGCCTGGGATCCGGCCTACGTTGACGATCGACCACACCCTCTCCCACAGTTCGCGCGAATTGGTAACGATCATGCCTCCTTCCCCCGAATTTAGATTCTTGGAGGATTGGAAAGAGAAGGTGCCGATATCCCCGATCGCGCCGATCTTCCGTCCTTCCCATTCGGCGCCCACAGCCTGCGCGGCGTCTTCGATCAAGACCAGTCCGTGCTTCGTCGTGACCTCCTTGAGTTTCGTCAAATCGGCGGGGGCTCCCGCAATGTGCACCGCGATGACGGCTCTCGTCTTCGGCGTCACCGCGCGCTCTACCGCTTCGGGATCGATTAATAGCGTATTCTCGTCGATATCCGCGAACACGGGAATGACGCCGTAAGCCAACGCGCCGAAGGCTGTGGCGATGAACGTATAGGGCGGAACGATCACTTCGTCCCCCGGCCTAACGCCTGCGGCTTGAAGCGCGATCGTCAACGCTACGGTCCCATTGCAACAAGCCACCGCGAAATCAGCGTCGTGAAGCTCCGCGAACTTCTTCTCGGCCTGCGGAATCATGGGGGAATAGTCATCCGACTTGACCGGTCCAACGCCGCCCCACTTCGAGGAATGAAGCACGCGAAGCAGATACTGCTCCTCGAGCTCGTCGTAAATCGGCCACTCGGCGAAGCCTTCCTTCCTGACGGGCGTTCCTCCATGAATGGCTAGGGTTTGATCGTTGTTGCTCATGTTTTGTTCCTCCGTATATCATGAATTTGAAAACTCCGTGCTGGGACAGGTCACCGTACGTCCGCACGCCGCTACGGCTGCTTCGGAATGACGTCCATGACGTCGATTTCCGCGTAATGGTTTCCTTTGGCGAATCGAACGATGTTGCTTCCTGCCGCGAACTGAACTTCTACGGTCTCGATTCCCCATTGATCCCACCCCGAATAAGCGATTGCAACAGGAATACTCGCCCCTCCGTTTACAGACATCATGTGCGTGGCCGTAGGCGAGCCCGACGTTCCGTTGCCGGTACGGGATGAGCAGGACGTAGCTCCCCGCATTCTCCACTGCCACATTGAATTCCACGTAGCTGTTCGCGGCATCGATGTACCCTGCTTTCTTCCCGTTGGAGGATGTCGCGTCCTCGATCGCCCTCGCTCCGTTCAGATCCGGGAAGTCCCGAACCGATACGACTCGGATCGACGTCGAATCGCCGCTCGTCTGGATCAATTGAGCCGCGCTCGTCGCTCCGTAGTAGGCGCCGATTCCTTCCCGGCCCGTGATCAAGTACAAATCTCGGCTTTGTACCTGGTGCCGTTCGATGGCATACCCCTCGGTATGATCCGGAACGTCGATTCGGTGAGCGCCGTTCACCGCGTTGGAACCTTCCGTCCCTACGGCGATCAATACCGAATACCCGCCATGAGGTTGATCGTCATACAGAACCGGAATGCTCCCCCCGGATTGCCTCGCGATGACCCGCTGAAGCAATTGGGCGCCTTCCAGCTCTGCCTGGGAAGCATCTCTCCCGATGACGATCGCAGCCTGGAACACTCCCCCCTGACGAAGCGGAAGGAACTGCTCCGTATAAGTGACCTGTTGAGGCGTAAGGACGATTTTCTCGACTTCCGAGATGGCATGGGCGGTCTCCGCCTTACCGAATGCGAAGATAATCGCCAGGACGACGACAATGCCTAAAATCGACTGGAACAACCCGATTTTTGTACGTTTATAATTGCACGTATGGATCACTCCTTCAGCGATCCCAGCATTGCCCCCTTAACGAAATATTTTTGTAGGAATGGATATACCAGCAAAATCGGGATCGTTGCGAATACGATGATGCCCGCGCTCATCATTTCCGGGGTGACCGGCATGCTCAATTCGAACTGTACGTCGCCCATAAAGTTGTTTACGCCCTTCTTGACGACGAGATTTTGCAGCAGCACCTGAAGCGGATAGAGTTCCTTGGACCGGATAAACATCAATGCCGGAAAATAAGCGTTCCAATGATACACGGCTTGGAACAAACCGATCGTCGCAAGAACTGATTTCGACAGAGGCAATACGATTCTCGTGAAAATGCCCGCCTCGGTGCAGCCGTCGATTTTAGCGGCATCGAGCAATTCATTGGAAACCCCTTGAAAAAAAGTTTTCATAATAATGACGCCGAAAGCGCTCGTAGCGGCCGGAATCATCAGCGCCCACAGCGTATCTAGCATCCCTATCGACTTGACTAACAGAAAGCTGGGGATGATCGGCGCCGGGAAAACGAACGTGATCAAGATCAACTTCATGACGAGCTTGCGGTAAGGCATCCTCCCCCTCGTCAAGGAGTAGGAAAGCATGGATGTCAGCACAAGCGTAATCAATGTTCCGCCAACGGTCACGACGATGCTGACGCCCATCGCCCTCCACATCTCATCCATAGCGAAGATTTTCTGGTACACGCCGAACTGCAAGCCTTTCGGCCAGAAGTACACAAGCTTCGCTTGGGCGAACAGCGGATCGCTTAATGAAATGGAGATGATGTGGATCAATGGCGCCAACATCAGCCCGCATAAGAACAAGAGGACAGTGGCCAGACCGACGTCAAAGACGGATACGCGTTTCGTCATATACCCTCCACTAGTAAATGCTCTCTCCCGTTAGTCTTCTGCTCAGCGCATTAAGGCCGAACACGAGCGCAATGCCTATCGTTGCTTTAAAGAGACCGATCGCCGTCGTATAGCTGTACTGCCCGCCGACCAGACCGATGTTATACACATACGTATCGAAGACTTCCCCGACATCCCGAACTAAGGGATTCAAAAAGATAAGTACTTGCTCTACGTTCGCGTCAAGAATTTGACCGACCGAAAGCAGCAGCACGACGATCATCGTAGGCCATAGACAAGGCAACGTGACGTACCACATCTGTTTCCATCTTCCCGCGCCGTCCACCATAGCCGCTTCGTATAAGTTCGGGTTAATGCCCGATAACGCCGCCAAGTAGATAATCGTGCCCCACCCTACCTCTTTCCATATTCCGGTTCCGATTAAGACGCTCAGGAAGAAATTGTCCTCCGTCACGAAATCCGTCCGTGACAAGCCCAGCCAGTGAAGGAATTGATTCACGATGCCTTCATAAGAGAGAAGGTTAATAAAAATCGATCCGACGATCACCCACGACAGAAAATGCGGCATGTATACAATTGTCTGTACTGTCTTCTTAAACCATAGATGCTTTACTTCATTAATGAGCAATGCGAGTACAATCGGTGCCGGAAATCCGAACAGCAAAGAAAAGAAACCCAATCGGATCGAATTCATGAGTACGCGGAAAAATTCATCGAACGTAAACATTCGAGAAAAATGAGCGAAACCGACCCATGGACTATCCCATATCCCTTTGAAAATATTGTAATTTTGGAAGGCAATGACGTTCCCTAGCAATGGCATGTACTTAAACACCAGGAAGTAGAGCAAGCCCGGCACGGCAAACAACATCAAGATGAACTCGTCTCTAGACGCCAGTCGCTTGATCACCCGATCACCCTTTTTCTCGCGATCTGTAATAGAGGGGAAGGCCACCTTGCGGTTCTCCCGTACCGTGGCCTTCCGTCCTTTACTTAATGAAACTCGTTATACCAGGCGGTCGCTTCCTCGATCGCCTTGTCGCCGCCCCGCTTCTTCCAATCCTCCACGAATGTATCGAACGAATCCAGCGGCGCCTTACCGGTCATAACGTTGGCGAATACTTCCACGAACATACTGCCCCAGGTCGATATTTCCGGATTCATCTTGAAGGTTTCCAGCGCGGGCATATATAAGCTGTCGTGTTCGAGCGCGATTTCGGCCGACAGCTTGTAGCCCGAAATAATTTTTTCGGACTCGGGCAGCATCTTCAACACAAGCTCGTTGTTAAAACCGATTTCTCTCGGATTGACGGATAATTGATACATCTGGAACGCGTTCTTATCCGAATTGATCGGGGCCGAAGAATCGTATCGGATTTCGCCGTTCTCGACCGTATAGTTTTCCCCTTCGATTCCATATGCGAAAAAGTTATCCGCCTCTTCGTTCCCCCATGCCCAGTTTAAATACGAAATGATTTTCTCCGGATTCTTTACCGTTTCCGGTATGACCCAGACGAAATAGATGCCGTCGCCGACGACGCCCATGCTGCGATCTCCGTACGGCCCCACCGGCGGAGCTACCATTTCGTATTCGACTTGGTCGGGTTGATTCACGAAACGCTTCGGCGCATTAGCTTCACTGAAATCAGGAAGATATTGGTATACGGCTGCGGCGAGACTGCCCGACTTCCCGTTATAGATATCTGCTCTGAAGTCGGATTCTTTCTTTGTAAATAAATCGCGATTCACATATCCGTTCTCATAAAGCTTCCTAAAGAAGGCGAAGGCTTCTTTCATCTTCGGGCTGATCATATCCGGAACCAGCTTCCCGTCCTCCATGTGCCACACGCCGGGATCGACGCCGAAGGAGCCGAAGAACATAGAACTCCAACCGATCCCTTCGAACATCGTGACGCCGTATTCGTCGTCCGGATCGCCGTTCCCGTTCATATCTTCCTTCTTTACTGCTTCGAAATAGGCTAGCCAATCCTCCATCGTTTCGGGAGTACCCATGCCTAACGTGTCAAGCCAGTCCTTTCGAATGAGTCCGATGCGGTCGTTCGCCGTTCCGACCAATACCGGGATTCCATAGATTTTCCCGTCCTTCGACACTCTGGGGCTATTCCAGGCGGTAGCGGGAATTTTGGACATGAGATTGCTGCCGTATTGCTCCAGTAACGGACCCAATTCTTTAAAGATCCCTTGCTCCACGGCACCCTCGTGCACGGTGGAATTAATGCCCGACGTGCGTACCAGGTCCGCCAACTCTCCGGATGCGAACCGTAACGATAGCTGCTGATCATAATCCGCGTGTCCTAAGAACTCGAATGATAAGTTGAAGCCGGACAATTCATTGAGTTTTTTAATGTACTTATCGCCGGGTTCGACGGTCTTCGCATACTCGGCTTCCGCGTGAGAGAGCAGCACGCTGATGGACGTATCCCCCGATGCGCCGTCTTGCTTTCCGGAGTTTGCTTCCCGGTTTTCTTTCGGGCCGGAACCGGCCCCCTGCGAGCACCCAGCGAAGACGACTGTTGCCAGAATTGCAAAAACGAGTGTTTTCCGCATTCTTGAAACCCCTTCCCCTTATCAAATAGTTTCTATTAATAAAGCGGCCATTTTTGGTTGGAATAGCCGCCGGTAATAGACTCGAATTAATGTTGACCATCTATCAAATCTGAAAGACTATGTAAAACCATTCTCTCGGCATCATGGCGGAACGGCGCGGGCAACCCGAAATATAGGGTTGAACCGATCGGCTCGTAACCGCCTTCTTCGCGTTGCTTCGCCGTCGTCACATACCCTGACATTCCATTGGAATACGCGACCGGAATAATCTTGTTACCTGAGAGTTGTTTAATGAATAACCCATATTCTACGACCATCTCTCCGCTCATAGATAACAAGGCCAACCCGTCAGCGATATCGACTCTGCCGAGTTCAAGAGGGATGGATGGGGAGAGCGCATCGGGTTCGTCCAATAATCGTTCGGCCCACGCTCGAATTTCGGGTGGTTGCGCGGAAGTTAGCATGTCGCGAAGCTGCTCCGGCGCCGGTAATCGGTCGAAGGGGAGGTCCACGTAAACCCTTCGATACCGAATCGCTGCAGGTCCGACAGACTCCAAACCGGATCGCAGCGTAAGTCGGACCGAATCGGCCAATCGTCGCCCTAAGGAATCGACGGTGTCCAGATCGCTTCGGACGGCGGGATTGATATCGCCGCAACAGCCCTGTAAATAACCGCTGACCCCACCCTCCTGCTCCTCCAGTAGATCCATAGCGACCCCGATAAATTCGGAGGAGACCCGATTGGCATTCGTTACGGTCGGATGACAGGCGTAATGCGTCAACAGCGCTTTCGTTCGATTCGTCCCTTCCACGGCAAACCGCACGACCGTAAGCTCCTGATCTCGAATTCCGGATTCGTTCAATCCGATCTCGATCGCATCGCCAATCTTTACTCGCCGGTTCACCCCGATATCGCAGCTGCCGACGCCGCGCTCGATCGTGACCGGTTCTGCGCAAGCGATGGCCGCCTCAACGCTGGCGAGCGTTTCGGTTTCAAGGAAAGATACATATTCCGGTACCGGGTCGCCGATATGAATCGTCCGATACGATACGGAAGGCCCGGAGTGCGTATGCGTCGCATGAAGGATAATCGCCTCCTCCGGGATCCCCCAAGTCCGATGAATCATTCTTTGAAGCGCTTTCACTCTGCGGCTGTCCCAAAACAAAATGTCCGCAATCGCAAGAAGGGCTTTCTCAACCGCATTCGTTTCCGTCCTACGTTCAAAGTAAAATGTCCTTACGTAAAGACGCTTGTCGATCCCATCGAAACCTTTCCCGTTCCGGCTCGCAAATCCTGCGAGGGGGACCGATCCCCAAGGGGTGATATCCCGTTTCGCGACTCCGAGTCTCATACGTCATCCCCTTCTTAACCCTCTATTACCAAGCCCAAGGATAAACTGAAATGTACTATGAACATCATGTTAAATGATTTACTATATCTTTATAGGTCATTTTTTTTGCCCATTAAGTCAATTCGTAGCACAACAACGGTAGGAGGGCATCCACATGGTCTCGTTTCCGGAATACGAGGAAATCTTAGTCGCCTCCAATGTACAGGACAAG
The nucleotide sequence above comes from Paenibacillus antri. Encoded proteins:
- a CDS encoding extracellular solute-binding protein translates to MRKTLVFAILATVVFAGCSQGAGSGPKENREANSGKQDGASGDTSISVLLSHAEAEYAKTVEPGDKYIKKLNELSGFNLSFEFLGHADYDQQLSLRFASGELADLVRTSGINSTVHEGAVEQGIFKELGPLLEQYGSNLMSKIPATAWNSPRVSKDGKIYGIPVLVGTANDRIGLIRKDWLDTLGMGTPETMEDWLAYFEAVKKEDMNGNGDPDDEYGVTMFEGIGWSSMFFGSFGVDPGVWHMEDGKLVPDMISPKMKEAFAFFRKLYENGYVNRDLFTKKESDFRADIYNGKSGSLAAAVYQYLPDFSEANAPKRFVNQPDQVEYEMVAPPVGPYGDRSMGVVGDGIYFVWVIPETVKNPEKIISYLNWAWGNEEADNFFAYGIEGENYTVENGEIRYDSSAPINSDKNAFQMYQLSVNPREIGFNNELVLKMLPESEKIISGYKLSAEIALEHDSLYMPALETFKMNPEISTWGSMFVEVFANVMTGKAPLDSFDTFVEDWKKRGGDKAIEEATAWYNEFH
- a CDS encoding ABC transporter permease, which encodes MAFPSITDREKKGDRVIKRLASRDEFILMLFAVPGLLYFLVFKYMPLLGNVIAFQNYNIFKGIWDSPWVGFAHFSRMFTFDEFFRVLMNSIRLGFFSLLFGFPAPIVLALLINEVKHLWFKKTVQTIVYMPHFLSWVIVGSIFINLLSYEGIVNQFLHWLGLSRTDFVTEDNFFLSVLIGTGIWKEVGWGTIIYLAALSGINPNLYEAAMVDGAGRWKQMWYVTLPCLWPTMIVVLLLSVGQILDANVEQVLIFLNPLVRDVGEVFDTYVYNIGLVGGQYSYTTAIGLFKATIGIALVFGLNALSRRLTGESIY
- a CDS encoding neutral/alkaline non-lysosomal ceramidase N-terminal domain-containing protein; the protein is MRLGVAKRDITPWGSVPLAGFASRNGKGFDGIDKRLYVRTFYFERRTETNAVEKALLAIADILFWDSRRVKALQRMIHRTWGIPEEAIILHATHTHSGPSVSYRTIHIGDPVPEYVSFLETETLASVEAAIACAEPVTIERGVGSCDIGVNRRVKIGDAIEIGLNESGIRDQELTVVRFAVEGTNRTKALLTHYACHPTVTNANRVSSEFIGVAMDLLEEQEGGVSGYLQGCCGDINPAVRSDLDTVDSLGRRLADSVRLTLRSGLESVGPAAIRYRRVYVDLPFDRLPAPEQLRDMLTSAQPPEIRAWAERLLDEPDALSPSIPLELGRVDIADGLALLSMSGEMVVEYGLFIKQLSGNKIIPVAYSNGMSGYVTTAKQREEGGYEPIGSTLYFGLPAPFRHDAERMVLHSLSDLIDGQH
- a CDS encoding DegT/DnrJ/EryC1/StrS family aminotransferase — its product is MSNNDQTLAIHGGTPVRKEGFAEWPIYDELEEQYLLRVLHSSKWGGVGPVKSDDYSPMIPQAEKKFAELHDADFAVACCNGTVALTIALQAAGVRPGDEVIVPPYTFIATAFGALAYGVIPVFADIDENTLLIDPEAVERAVTPKTRAVIAVHIAGAPADLTKLKEVTTKHGLVLIEDAAQAVGAEWEGRKIGAIGDIGTFSFQSSKNLNSGEGGMIVTNSRELWERVWSIVNVGRIPGGAWYQHELVGQNYRITEFQAAILLAQMTRLEEQMQIRESRTALLDSLLSTIDGISPVPAPEGTTKHAHHLYMLTLDKEFAGRIDKDEFIRRMNAEGIPLAYGYVPLNQNRAILSSIREWTGQERYDACPVCEELCAKRVLWLHQNVLLSDESAIEDIAKAFRKVIASYHVNT
- a CDS encoding carbohydrate ABC transporter permease; the encoded protein is MTKRVSVFDVGLATVLLFLCGLMLAPLIHIISISLSDPLFAQAKLVYFWPKGLQFGVYQKIFAMDEMWRAMGVSIVVTVGGTLITLVLTSMLSYSLTRGRMPYRKLVMKLILITFVFPAPIIPSFLLVKSIGMLDTLWALMIPAATSAFGVIIMKTFFQGVSNELLDAAKIDGCTEAGIFTRIVLPLSKSVLATIGLFQAVYHWNAYFPALMFIRSKELYPLQVLLQNLVVKKGVNNFMGDVQFELSMPVTPEMMSAGIIVFATIPILLVYPFLQKYFVKGAMLGSLKE